tacatatcagaaatcactggtcacagatcaggcattagagttaactaatgaaatgtactgaatacaaataaataatgctcaactgagacatttacaatgttgaaaataaatacttGCATTAGAATCCTTTGGAAGGTAATGCTGTTTTTAGTCCAGTGATCCTGTATCTCTTCTGTCTtcatcatctcactaacacgccAGTCGGCGGGGCCAAAGTTACAATGATGAAGTAGGCGTTGATCGTCTTCTGCAGAGGTCTTTCACCTACAGacacattccaaaaaataaaagttgtttatggactaacaaggaagtttttatttctgaaacttacaggatagtcttatagtatgatgaacttttatatttcaaaagCTCAAAGAAAAGTGAGAACATTTTATTTCTCAGTCCATGACTCCATGTTGTTTTTACTTTTGTACCCTAAATATAGAATTATGCATTAATTGCCTTCAAAATTCACATGTGCTCCCTCAGTTTGAACGGCATGACACTTCTTGCCATACTGTCTTTGATTATGGCATAGACATGTTTGAACAGATCGTGATGATTGAAACTCTGTGAAGAAGTTTGGCGGTAGTGGTATCTTTCAGAGATTGCTGTGAATGACAGAGAGCCATGCTTGCGATCACATGGCATTACACCTGCTGTCTCAGGCACAGCGTGAAGTCTTATATTTCCTGGCACTTGATGtcgttgttgttttattttcctCAGGGTTCCTGCAGAGAAGAGCCTTGGACATTTACATTTGTTCAGTTTACCATGGCCTACCTCGTCTAAAAAGAAACCGAGACAAACTGAGGTTGCTCACAGGCTTCAGAGTCTGTTCAATATGGATGCTGGACTCTGACGTAAACCTGCAGTGAGAGCAAGGATGCATAAAATCATAATTTACATACATTACAAGATCTGCGACAGAAGCATTGCCCTTAGAATGACTACCAGCACTGTATACATAAGTAAACTCTAAACTGGACCTATACAGGACCTGAAAAGGGTCAGTACCCTGTGGCGTATGTTAAATTCACTCACACTCATGTATAACCATGCAGTGCTAACCTTTATAATGACCTTTATTTTAGCTGCCACACTAAATATACTCTTAAAGTGCAGCTCTGCCTTAAATGATCTTGCGTGTCCTTCTGCTAGTGTGAcataaaatgtgatttaagATGGTTATTGTGTAATGGATCAACTGACAGTCAGATACTGTAATGTCACACAGCACCTCTTACAGGACAGATGTTATATTGCAAGACCTTTCTCATTAAAATGATGCATGCCAGAACCTTTGGATTCATCTCACGGGATAAAAAGGCATCTATTTGTAATGAAAGTCACATTAAAACTGATCATCTTTTATATTTGCTATTTCcttttttgtgtaatttatttTAGAACGTTTGAAACTTTAATGATATGTTAGAAAAGAAAATGAGAACTTGTACTATTTGCCTGTAAACCAGCCTTTGTAAATGAATGTCAATTACAAACAGTGTTATAGAAAACAGGAACATCAGTTTCAATTTGATTCATCTATTTGTAGCTTAACTTCCAAAATCGTATGCATGCATTTATTCAACTTTTGTCAAAAAGATAAACAAATAggatatatttaattttttttaacagaaaatTTGTTGGAAAATattggggggtgggggtgggtaTATGTGAAGGATATAGGCCCTagaacaaatatttttattgtatgAATATTGTTATAGAATATTCAATGCATATTACATTTGTGAAACaagcatctgctaaattaataaatgtagttacatttaaaataaaaatgtaataaaaatgaaaacaaattaCTTTTTTCCACAATGATACTGATTATCATTTTTAAGTGTCTAACCAATAAGCAACCAGatttataataattgtatttatatattttgacaAATTAATAACTAACTCATTAAAAACACTTGGTGTGTAATAATATGgtaatacacaaaaatatgtaGTATAGTTGTTTAGTACCGAAATTAAAGGCATACATTATGCCTACGTCGCTAATAAGTTTTAACGAAACGCGTTTGGCTCCTCGTGGGTCCCCGTCAATGCGGAAGTACCTACATGCTGTTTTTGACGCTCattcatacaaatataatataatctgTTATATTTCATATGAGGGAAAAACTATCAGAAGATGTTGCGCAGAAAGATAAACGGACGAGAAAATGCGGACAGTGTCATACCTGATAGAAAGAAGGTGGTAAAACACAATGAACTGTAACTCATGGGCTGAATGTATCTTTACTGTAGTaactttactgtagtaaagGGTTTTTTTTGACATGGTGCCATGGTAACGCCATGTTTCTGTGCTTTGGTATTACTATGGTATATTTTGAAGTACTCTGTGAATACTATCGCAACGGTGTAAATCAAAGAATCATGGTATTACTATTTGATACTATCTCATGGCCATCCCATTTTTGGGGGGTACATACTGCTCTGTATGAATTTCATATTTCattcttaataataatacaaataaagaatAATGAAGAAATTAAAAGGTAATAAGAATTAGAAACTGGTTGCATGTTTGCATAAAAACTGCATTTGGAAGTAGTTTTAGACACTTCATGTCATGTGAACTGCTTACCCACAGACATCAGAGGTCTCCGGTGTTCCTGATGTGACTGTCTCTCAGAGGAGCTGCTGGGCTGTTGTATCCTTCTGGATGAAGGTTCTGCTCTTCATCATCTTCACTCCAGCTTTCCTGAACTACGCCTCTCTGCAGAGAGAGGGACAGGCACTGTCACCCACTGGTGAGACCTCATCAACTCTTCAGGAAGACTTTAGGAtcatttgtttaaatatttcttTCTATTTGCAGGTGCCCAGCTGATTGATATCGGACTCGGCCAAAGTATCCATCTGTTGTGCAAAGGATATGGAAGACCAGTTGGTAggttaaaatgaataataatttatccaaaatgaaaatgaaagttTTTGTGCACAGTAAAATGGATGTTTGATTTGTGTTTCAGTTGTTCTTGATGCTCCAGCAGGAATGTCTTCAGATATTTGGTACCATATGCAAGAAAGTCTTTCAATATCAACAAAGGTCAGTTTAAACAAACTGCTAGCATGAGAACTggacatttgaaaacatttagcaattaaaaataaatcttaaaataaaaattcatgttcatttatgaatgtttctttaaagggtaagttcacccaaaaatgtaatttctgtcattaattactcaccctcatgtcggtCCAAACCCGTACGAACTTCGTtgatcttcggaacacaaattaagatattaagataaagttatttttgtttgtcttttgcacataaaaataattctcgttgcttcataacattaaaggtgcactatgcaactttccgtccactagaggtcgcctattcaaaacaaaggtgtagtttgatgacgccaagtttgagcccagtatcttgggacatgtgggcttcacctcacagccggtggaaaataggactcgggcagaattcatgttcatggatgcggttattaacgttactgtagtgtgaagcagagcaggaccgagtgttgaggagctgagcacggctgctggagcgattgttacacaaatacccgCTTCGCGAgcactgggacttttattatgactggACTGGACAGTCGCCGGGTGCCCGCAcatccgcttttccggtcatgattataaggtaacgcagctctgtttatcatattagatacagttaagtgtgtttaaaatgatgtcatgacgttactctgtgcgtttggtcggcactgctgtgacatgttcacactgctaagagaaaagcgcttctgccaaataaaaccgagggtagcgcagatatgacacaattgacaggcgactccctcagacgctatgctgaaacgtcccgggtccttagttaaaatagcaattttctcacaatttacaaacagttggaaacatttgggatattgtaagtactcaactgaacaaaatatataacactggcctagtggtttttggatattttactgcaaaaatactacatagtgcacctttaaggttgAACCGCTAGAGTCACATGGACTGTTTTAACCATCTCTAAACTACCTTTCTGAGCCTTGGAAGTGGTTGTTGTGTTGCTATCTATgtggggtcagagagctctcggattttttcaaaaatatcttaaattgtgttctgaagatgaacaaagttcTTAcgagtttggaatgacatgagggtgagtaattaatgacagaatcttTGCATTTTTGTCTGAAATGTCCCTTTAATAACACAGTGTCTTAAGAGTAGTTATTTAGAAATTTCAGTTAATTTCAGTTACAATAATTGTACAGATTTTACTTTTGAACCTTTCTTTCAAAAGGTACGCATATgaccggtttcacagacaaggtttAAGTTAGACTAAAatacatgtttgagctgttttccTTGTTTGTGAAACCGGGGGTAAAAATGACCTAATTGAATAatgcctaatcctggcttaatctaagccttgtctgtgaaaccggtcCATAGTATCATAGCTGGTATTGGTTTATTTGGATTATTCACTGAGGAAGTGAGTTGTCTGATTTGTATTCATTCCACGATTCAGACAttgggtctcattcactaataATTGCTTCATTATTTCATATTTGTACGCACTTATTACAGAAAAAGATTCTGCTTAATTTGCGACGGATGTGTACACATTAATTTGTTCTTCTAATATTAATGAGCTGGAGCATGCCTGTCATTTTCACAAACATGCTGACAACCTTCTCCATGAATGGCTTTTAGCAGAGGGTCGTTTACAATCTGCATCCGCACATTTGCAAGTTTTCTTTCCTACAGTGGACTCACTGAAAGTAAATATAGCCTGAAGCCATTAGTAGGTCTCGTGCACTGTCCatttgacatcattttcatcatCAAGAGATTGGTGCGGCGGTCCACCGCCCAAATGTTGTGACCGTGCGGACAGTGTGTGTACAACAGCGCATGTGCAAGTGACTTTGAGTGCTTGAAACAATGTGCACTAGAGAGTGAGCATGCGCTGAACAAGCCTTTAGGCGCTCACAGCCAAAGGCTTGTGTGATCAACTGTGCGCGAGAACTATACCCGGGCCTTTaatatttacacaaaatattCACCTCACCCAGTGCTCTTTTTGGTTTTTGTCTTATAAATGGTCTCACACCTATTTTGGTGTGAGAAACCACGGTGCTTATGGTGTTGACTATGACGTTATTTTTGCCCAGTCTTGTTCTCATCACATACTGCAATAATACTCAAGCTCACAACTCCCATTTCAGTGatatctgtattttcaaaacaaaaaactcTAATAATGATATATTCTTTTTAGAATGATCTAATGCAATCTCTTTCATCAACAAGAGGATAAAAGAAAGCCTTTCACTAGTGTCATGttcaacattaaataaacaaggCAGCACCAGAgatttcattgatttgtgtCCAAAGTGACCATAAAGGCCATAAAGAGATTAttgatttttcttcttctccagCAAAGCTACACGACTTCAGCTTTCAATGCATGTGCTCCTGTATTACTCTAGTAAGGTGAGGCAGTGAGGTGGTGAAGCATTTCTGTGACATGCTGTCAGACATTGATTTCTCATCTCAAATCTACAGTTGTGGAGTGCTGGAGATTCCTGTCGACAGCCTGCATTACAGTGCAATACAAACATTTGTAATAACTGATGATAAAGATGAACTGATGGTTTTAATGGTGGAATTATGCGTTTCAAGTTATTTCAATGCATACTTTATTtgtacattaaagggttagttcatccaaaaatgaaattgatgtcattaatgactcaccctaatgtcgttccacacccgtaagacctccgttcatcttcagaacacagtttaagatattttatattgaatCAGCGTATTTATTCATGATCCGGATcacatgtcaaactgccaaactgctgaaatcacgtgacattggcgatccgacccttttaacaacatttatttataataataataattttgaattatttagatataatttatgtaattattatacccctaatcaattacacatttatcattttagttaatcaatcattaataggcactttgttaaaatgaatataaatagcctacataaagtcatacaaataatctttaaaatcaagaaataaagctattaaaaagaagcttactgagcttaaatgttcaattctcTCTATATATCAACTTACTTTTACTTAGATTGAcgtataatattttttctttaagttgtcctctttcatagacagctctTCATGGTTTGTAAATTTGTtcaaattcttaatatttttcaatcctGTAacattctgcagaagagagaagtgAATTTCTgcttgtgattggctgtttactcctgatgtcacagctaaactcctgaactcaagaacaaagcctgagttgacagagaaagctgatgatcagcatcatggtacCAATAAAGCctgaatagattggtttggttaTGTCAACTccaaactaatcctgtaaccctgcaTTTGTTAAACTATCATCATGGTACAGGTCCCTGCTCTCTTTTAATGATCTGTGATTTGTTGTTTCTCAGGTGTGCACCTATGACAGAGTCGGTCTGGGTTTTAGCCGAAGAACCCTGCAGAATGAAACTACAGGCACAGAGAAAGTCTGGGGAATATCAACCACTGGAAGGTACGAAAGTGTCTTAGTCAGAAATGTCCACTGCATTGCTTTCaaataacttaaaattaaaatttgatgaGATGAATTATAGCATTCTGGGAAATAATGTGTCCCTCCTCCGCCATGGTTCATAAAATGAAAGGACCTCCAGACACAATTGAAGAAATTGACATCTCTATAATGTCTATTCTGTACTGGTCAAATATTGACAATTGGGTCTTATACTTTTCTTTTTCTATATACACTACCTTTCAAATATTTGGGGACAGAAAGatgttttgaaagaaatctcttaacctcttaaactttttttagtttaaggaacattttttgggatttccgcctggatttggacTACCCAAATTGTAAAGCCTcctatacacacatacagtggtctaagttcaaaatgttggtgtcattttacaggaaaccctttgaagttacacaaaacactgctaaaattGATAAACaggtaagtatatgttgtctaagctgtaataacccccccaaaaaagtaggcgtttatttttttatattttttaaaatatgaattcatttttgaaagtgtgtaacttaggccctgtgtgctctagcacCATGCAGACAGTTTTGGatgtttccactaaattccagaaaaAAGTGGAACAAAAGaattttgtctgtgtcatgttgtatgcaagatttacTCAAATGGATCTGAAGGGACGAGCTATGTTGAATTGTTCaacagtatacatttctttcaaaacatttttttttcagtagtGTACTTGTCCACAATACATAcggtgccttgcgaaagtattcggcccccttgaactttgcaaccttttgccacatttcaggcttcaaacataaaaatataaaactgtaattttttgtgaagaatcaacaacaagtaggacacaatcatgaagtggaatgaaatgtattggatatttcaaacttttttaacaaatcaaaaactgaaatatcgggcgtgcaaaattatttaggcccctttactttcagtgcagcaaactctctccagaagttcagtgaggatctctgaatgatccaatggtgacctaaatgactaatgatgataaatagaatccacctgtgtgtaatcaagtctccgtataaatgcacctgcactgtgatagtcttagaggtccgtttaaagcgcagagagcatcatgaagaacaaggaacacaccaggcaggtctgagatactgttgtggagaagtttaaagccggatttggatacaaaaagatttcccaagctttaaacatcccaaggagcactgtgcaagcgataatattgaaatggaagaagtatcagaccactgcaaatctaccaagacctggctgtccctctaaactttcagctcatacaaggagaagactgatcagagatgcagccaagaggtccatgatcactctggatgaactgcagagatctacagctgaggtgggagactctgtccatagaaTACtggtcgtatactgcacaaatctggcctttatggaagagtgacAAGaaaaaagccatttcttaaagatatccataaaaagtgtcgtttaaagtttgccacaagccacctgggagacacaccaaacatgtggaagaaggtgctctggtcagatgaaaccaaaattgaactttttggcaacgatgcaaaacgttatgtttggcgtaaaagcaacccagctcatcaccctgaacacaccatccccactgtcaaacatggtggtggcagcatcatggtttgggcctgcttttcttcagcagggaatatggttaaaattgatgggaagatggatggagccaaatacaggaccattctggaagaaaacctgatggagtatgcaaaagacctgagactgggacggagatttgtcttccaacaagacaatgatccaaaacataaagcaaaatctacaatggaatgattcaaaaataaacatatcctggtgttagaatggccaagtcaaagtccagacctgaatccaatcgagaatctgtggaaagaactgaaaactgctgttcacaaacgctctccatccaacctcactgagctcgagctgttctgcaaggaggaatgggcaaaaatttcagtctctcgatgttcaaaactgatagagacataccccaagcgacttacagctgtaatcgcagcaaaaggtggcgctacaaagtattaacttaagggggccgaataataatttgtcagtttttgatttgttaaaaaagtttttaacagtttttaagtttttaaaggggccgaatactttcacaAGTCACTGTATATTGTATGGATATACTGTGCAGTAAATCTGAAAGCAAAGAAACAGCCCTGATACACATGAACAGTTTTAATCCACAAGCGGGTATCTGTGCGTCTTATGTCCTTGACAATGACCTGCTCTACTATTCAGTCAGTGCTGTAGGAGAGAGATGTCTTTGTCGTTGTCCTCTGGCAACAAGACGTACTGACTTTAGGGTTTTTCATCCTACATCTGAAATCACTCTTATCATGTTGCTTGTTGACATTGTAACATGTAGCATTTCTTCATGCATTAAGGTGATGTGTGGAGAGAGAGGACAGTGGAGTTGGTTATCAGTGGTCTTTTTTCTCTCCTCTGTCTGGCCTCTAGAAGCAGGCAGATGGCAAGCTTCAAGGAGAGGTATCA
This DNA window, taken from Pseudorasbora parva isolate DD20220531a chromosome 7, ASM2467924v1, whole genome shotgun sequence, encodes the following:
- the LOC137083494 gene encoding uncharacterized protein, which encodes MLRRKINGRENADSVIPDRKKTSEVSGVPDVTVSQRSCWAVVSFWMKVLLFIIFTPAFLNYASLQREGQALSPTGAQLIDIGLGQSIHLLCKGYGRPVVVLDAPAGMSSDIWYHMQESLSISTKVCTYDRVGLGFSRRTLQNETTGTEKVWGISTTGRMVDDLHRLIKAANIATPFILIGSELGTLNGRFYSHIHDTQVSDLVLIDPIPEDVFEEEKWQQFWVHYPAKRGHIAQSINLLLLACLLPRVHPGAMCSPGL